A single region of the Amphiura filiformis chromosome 7, Afil_fr2py, whole genome shotgun sequence genome encodes:
- the LOC140157998 gene encoding uncharacterized protein: MASNSNDNLMQELQERERHEVTTDQVAGNGPSSTTLMPASIHGENVSVIEQQTIVKGDQKILTGDNYQAQTMVFQVVRDKGKDTSSVFSLETIKKQLMEKYRETRGKLPLLPGMPEEFAKMEDIFVDLEIIEEDKKPSGVICEKLNSYGDLVCIQRNKENSQDKELVKRILVKGKPGLGNQPQYPN; encoded by the exons ATGGCAAGCAACTCGAATGACAACCTGATGCAGGAATTGCAAGAACGAGAAAGACATGAAG TGACTACAGATCAAGTAGCAGGAAACGGACCCTCTTCTACAACACTCATGCCAGCATCTATTCATGGTGAAAACGTCAGCGTGATAGAACAACAGACGATTGTCAAAGGAGACCAGAAGATCCTAACAGGAGACAATTACCAAGCACAGACTATGGTGTTTCAAGTTGTCAGAGATAAAGGGAAGGATACAA GTTCCGTTTTCAGCTTAGAAACGATTAAAAAGCAGTTAATGGAAAAATACCGTGAAACAAGAGGCAAGCTACCGCTGCTACCTGGTATGCCAGAAGAGTTTGCCAAGATGGAAGACATCTTTGTGGACCTGGAAATCATCGAAGAAGATAAGAAACCTTCTGGAGTCATATGTGAAAAACTTAACTCGTACGGTGATCTTGTATGTAttcaaagaaataaagaaaacagTCAAGATAAAGAATTGGTAAAACGTATCTTAGTAAAGGGAAAACCAGGGCTGGGAAATCAACCACAATATCCAAACTAG